From the genome of Desulfobacteraceae bacterium, one region includes:
- a CDS encoding AAA family ATPase → MKTPAEKAITPKEIEKEMVELLSKKFGDSVRIISPVATAQKAEADSAGPATRPSPVYFDLKPEELVAYLDQYIVKQDLAKTVLATKICTHFNRINHMAASPDEIGEMVGSIKNNVLMLGPTGVGKTYMIRLIAKKIGVPMVKGDATKFSETGYVGGDVEDLVRDLVREADGDIERAQFGIIYIDEIDKIASSRNLIGADVSRTGVQRALLKPLEETDVDLKVPHDPISMIQEIERYRKTGKREKTTVNTRHILFIVSGAFSELIDIIKKRVSDQGIGFGASVTKATHGTHLLQHLKSEDLIRYGFESEFVGRLPVRAVFESLEQDDLFAILKSPNNPIILGKKMDFAAYGIAIKFSDEALRLLAGRAFEEHTGARGLVSAVEQALLPFEKRLPSTNIQRFPVTAAVIQTPEAVLAQWLASPRDPQRSAAFERIAQAETQYVRDYIRTNSRTLTDKHNLTLTESRIALAAAHYAVHLQDVGGVLRKIKALIDETKNIELNFFKRHDINIVLEEEAIDFVVGQFLTATITPEELGRKLSADFELGLKLVQEKSGKNRFFISKQALLSPEEYLNNLIKNELRQVTGVQFQRT, encoded by the coding sequence ATGAAAACACCTGCTGAAAAAGCCATCACACCCAAGGAAATCGAGAAAGAAATGGTTGAGCTGCTGTCCAAAAAATTTGGCGACAGTGTTCGCATCATTTCCCCCGTGGCGACAGCCCAAAAAGCGGAAGCCGATTCCGCCGGACCGGCCACCCGCCCCTCACCGGTCTATTTCGACCTCAAGCCAGAGGAACTGGTCGCCTACTTGGACCAGTACATCGTCAAGCAGGACCTGGCCAAAACCGTACTGGCGACCAAGATCTGCACCCATTTCAACCGTATCAACCACATGGCCGCCTCCCCGGATGAAATCGGCGAGATGGTGGGCAGCATCAAAAACAACGTCCTGATGCTCGGCCCCACCGGGGTTGGCAAAACCTACATGATCCGCTTGATTGCCAAAAAAATCGGCGTCCCGATGGTCAAGGGGGACGCCACCAAATTCAGCGAAACCGGCTACGTCGGCGGCGACGTCGAAGACCTGGTACGCGATCTGGTGCGCGAAGCGGACGGCGACATCGAGCGGGCCCAGTTTGGCATCATCTATATCGACGAGATCGATAAAATCGCCTCCAGCCGCAACCTGATCGGCGCCGACGTTTCCCGTACGGGGGTTCAGCGCGCGCTCCTGAAACCGCTCGAAGAAACCGATGTGGACCTCAAGGTACCCCACGACCCGATTTCAATGATCCAGGAGATCGAGCGCTACCGCAAAACCGGCAAGCGCGAAAAAACCACGGTCAATACCCGCCACATCCTGTTCATCGTCAGCGGCGCATTCTCGGAGCTGATCGACATTATCAAAAAGCGGGTATCCGATCAGGGCATCGGCTTCGGGGCGAGCGTGACTAAGGCGACCCACGGCACCCACCTGTTGCAGCATCTGAAGTCGGAAGACCTGATCCGGTATGGGTTCGAATCCGAATTCGTCGGCAGGCTGCCGGTGCGTGCGGTTTTTGAAAGCCTCGAGCAGGATGACCTTTTCGCCATCCTCAAAAGCCCCAACAATCCCATCATCCTCGGCAAAAAAATGGACTTTGCCGCCTACGGCATCGCAATCAAATTCAGCGACGAGGCCCTACGGCTTCTGGCCGGCCGGGCTTTTGAGGAGCACACCGGCGCCAGGGGGCTGGTCAGCGCGGTGGAGCAGGCGCTGCTGCCGTTTGAAAAACGCCTGCCCTCAACGAACATTCAGCGGTTCCCGGTGACCGCGGCCGTGATTCAAACCCCGGAGGCGGTCCTGGCGCAATGGCTGGCATCCCCCCGGGACCCGCAACGTTCTGCCGCCTTCGAGCGTATCGCCCAGGCCGAAACCCAATACGTTCGCGACTACATCCGCACCAACAGCCGCACCCTGACGGACAAGCACAACCTGACCCTGACCGAGTCCCGCATCGCCCTGGCCGCGGCCCACTACGCCGTGCACCTTCAAGATGTGGGCGGCGTGCTGCGCAAAATCAAAGCGCTCATAGATGAAACCAAAAACATCGAACTGAATTTTTTCAAGCGCCATGACATCAACATCGTCCTCGAAGAAGAGGCCATCGACTTTGTGGTGGGACAGTTTTTGACTGCCACCATCACACCGGAGGAGTTGGGTCGCAAGCTCTCCGCCGACTTCGAATTAGGTCTCAAGCTGGTTCAGGAAAAATCGGGAAAAAACCGTTTTTTTATCTCCAAGCAGGCCCTGCTCAGCCCCGAAGAGTATCTCAACAACCTGATCAAAAACGAGTTGCGCCAGGTTACGGGCGTTCAATTCCAAAGGACCTAA